One window of Cryobacterium arcticum genomic DNA carries:
- a CDS encoding ABC transporter permease: protein MSAATRTRRNDHAGRGASVLVAGLASAFGVVLLQVTSMIGTIVSASGMTDVGAVRTALDLVAFLFIAIAVYVSAIVTTNTVATIIAGRTRTIALMRLIGSSARAQRRVVATDGLTVGAIGAVAGAVIGTLLSFAGLRILVATAVLPDLDYTLIEPLLALPVAVVVLSTWAAAWVGSRRVLGVSPMQAVGAAEERSREETVRRPARTVIAVLLMGVGILLLAGGVVVGQVAPEGVLLGLLGGILSFSGLVLGSHLIMPPILALAGRVLGGSAPARLAAANAQRHPERSARATIGLVIGVTLITMFAVAGSTFEVMMQRTMEDPVLQAAISETVATSLAVISVLVGFSALIAAVGMVNNLAQSVLQRSREIGLLRALGFTATQVRWMILAESLQMAAAAVAFGLVLGVFYGWAAAQSLFGAVTMGGLTAPAVPWLLVVGCVVGTVLLAVAATLVPARRAVSVAPVTALAAA, encoded by the coding sequence ATGAGCGCCGCCACTCGCACGCGCCGGAACGACCATGCAGGCCGGGGCGCGAGCGTGCTCGTAGCCGGCTTGGCATCCGCCTTCGGCGTTGTCCTCCTGCAGGTCACCAGCATGATCGGCACCATCGTCAGCGCCTCGGGGATGACAGACGTCGGCGCGGTGCGCACCGCGCTCGACCTGGTCGCCTTCCTGTTCATCGCGATCGCCGTCTACGTGTCCGCGATCGTGACCACCAACACCGTGGCGACCATCATCGCCGGCCGCACCCGCACCATCGCGCTGATGCGTCTGATCGGGTCCAGCGCCCGAGCGCAGCGCCGGGTCGTGGCCACCGACGGACTCACCGTGGGCGCGATCGGCGCGGTCGCCGGCGCCGTGATCGGCACCCTGCTCAGTTTTGCGGGACTGCGCATCCTCGTCGCCACAGCTGTGCTGCCCGACCTCGATTACACCCTCATCGAACCTCTCCTGGCCCTTCCAGTGGCCGTGGTCGTGCTCTCCACCTGGGCCGCCGCGTGGGTGGGGTCTCGGCGGGTGCTCGGCGTCAGCCCGATGCAGGCCGTCGGTGCGGCCGAGGAACGCTCCCGTGAGGAGACCGTCCGGCGCCCAGCGCGCACCGTCATCGCCGTCCTCCTCATGGGCGTGGGGATACTCCTCCTCGCCGGAGGGGTGGTCGTGGGACAGGTCGCGCCGGAGGGGGTTCTGCTCGGCCTGCTCGGCGGCATCCTCTCGTTCAGCGGACTCGTGCTCGGTTCGCACCTGATCATGCCGCCGATCCTGGCCCTCGCAGGCCGGGTCTTGGGCGGCAGCGCGCCGGCACGCCTCGCCGCGGCCAACGCACAGCGGCACCCCGAGCGCAGCGCGAGGGCCACCATCGGCCTGGTGATCGGGGTGACCCTCATCACGATGTTCGCGGTGGCCGGGTCCACCTTCGAGGTCATGATGCAGCGGACCATGGAGGATCCGGTTCTCCAGGCGGCCATCAGCGAGACCGTGGCGACGTCTCTGGCGGTGATCTCGGTGCTGGTCGGCTTCAGCGCCCTCATCGCGGCCGTGGGCATGGTCAACAATCTGGCGCAGAGCGTGCTGCAGCGCTCGCGTGAGATCGGGCTCCTGCGTGCGCTGGGCTTCACGGCAACCCAGGTGCGCTGGATGATCCTGGCCGAGAGCCTGCAGATGGCCGCAGCGGCCGTCGCCTTTGGTCTGGTCCTCGGCGTGTTCTACGGCTGGGCCGCCGCGCAGTCGCTCTTCGGTGCGGTCACCATGGGCGGCCTGACCGCCCCAGCGGTGCCGTGGCTTCTGGTCGTGGGCTGTGTGGTCGGCACCGTGCTGCTCGCCGTCGCCGCCACGCTCGTGCCGGCCCGTCGCGCCGTGTCGGTGGCCCCGGTGACGGCACTGGCTGCCGCGTGA
- the leuA gene encoding 2-isopropylmalate synthase has translation MKNNQAASTMPVHKYRPYQDTFRVDLPDRTWPANRITTAPRWCAVDLRDGNQALIDPMSPERKRIMFDLLVRMGYKEIEVGFPSASQTDFDFVRSLIEDGAIPDDVTIQVLTQAREHLIRRTYESILGAKQAIVHLYNSTSVLQREVVFREDKQGIIDLALFGARTCRALEATVPGTTVYYEYSPESFTGTELEFAVDITNQVIEVFEPTSERKVIVNLPATVEMATPNVYADSIEWMSRHLAHRENVILSLHPHNDRGTAIAAAELGYLAGADRIEGCLFGNGERTGNVDLVALGINLFTQGIDPQIDFGNIDEVKRTAEYCNQLPVPERSPWAGDLVFTAFSGSHQDAIKKGFEAMAVEAAETGRSVDDLVWAVPYLPIDPKDLGRSYEAVIRVNSQSGKGGVAYLLKTDHHLDLPRKLQIEFSGVVQAKTDADGGEVTSEQIWDIFNDEYLPATHTNPDAKWGRFELFSTRTSSDLAGAVDLTVDLRDSDAVASATATGNGPIAAFLGIMAERGIAITLYDYVEHAMSAGGDATAASYVELDVNGKRFWGVGIDPDISTASLKAVVSAVNRGIRAETGDRELAAV, from the coding sequence ATGAAGAACAATCAAGCCGCATCCACGATGCCGGTGCACAAGTACCGCCCGTACCAGGACACGTTCCGTGTCGACCTGCCCGACCGCACCTGGCCGGCCAACCGCATCACCACGGCCCCGCGCTGGTGCGCCGTCGACCTGCGCGACGGCAACCAGGCTCTCATCGACCCGATGAGCCCCGAACGCAAGCGCATCATGTTCGACCTGTTGGTGCGGATGGGCTACAAGGAGATCGAGGTCGGCTTCCCGTCGGCGAGCCAGACCGACTTCGACTTCGTCCGCAGCCTGATCGAGGACGGCGCGATCCCTGACGACGTCACCATCCAGGTGCTGACCCAGGCGCGTGAGCACCTGATCCGCCGCACCTACGAGTCCATCCTCGGTGCGAAGCAGGCCATCGTGCACCTGTACAACTCCACCAGCGTGCTGCAGCGCGAGGTGGTGTTCCGTGAGGACAAGCAGGGCATCATCGACCTGGCCCTGTTCGGTGCCCGCACCTGCCGCGCGCTCGAGGCGACCGTGCCCGGCACGACCGTGTACTACGAGTACTCCCCGGAGAGCTTCACCGGCACCGAGCTCGAATTCGCCGTCGACATCACCAACCAGGTGATCGAGGTCTTCGAGCCCACGTCGGAGCGCAAGGTCATCGTGAACCTGCCCGCCACGGTCGAGATGGCCACGCCCAACGTCTACGCCGACTCGATCGAGTGGATGAGCCGGCACCTGGCACACCGGGAGAACGTCATCCTCTCGCTGCACCCGCACAACGACCGCGGCACCGCTATCGCGGCTGCCGAATTGGGCTACCTGGCCGGCGCCGACCGTATCGAGGGCTGCCTGTTCGGTAACGGCGAGCGCACCGGCAACGTCGACCTGGTCGCACTGGGGATCAACCTGTTCACCCAGGGCATCGACCCGCAGATCGACTTCGGCAACATCGACGAGGTCAAGCGCACCGCGGAGTACTGCAACCAGCTGCCGGTTCCGGAGCGCAGCCCCTGGGCCGGCGACCTGGTTTTCACGGCATTCAGCGGATCACACCAGGACGCCATCAAGAAGGGCTTCGAGGCCATGGCCGTCGAGGCCGCGGAGACCGGCCGGAGCGTCGACGACCTGGTCTGGGCCGTGCCCTACCTGCCGATCGACCCCAAGGACCTGGGCCGCAGCTACGAGGCCGTCATCCGGGTCAACTCACAGTCGGGCAAGGGCGGCGTGGCCTACCTGCTCAAGACCGATCACCACCTCGACCTGCCCCGCAAGCTGCAGATCGAGTTCTCCGGCGTGGTGCAGGCCAAGACCGACGCCGACGGCGGAGAGGTCACCAGCGAACAGATCTGGGACATCTTCAACGACGAATACCTGCCGGCCACCCACACCAACCCGGACGCCAAGTGGGGCCGGTTCGAGCTGTTCTCGACCCGCACCTCGAGCGACCTGGCCGGAGCGGTCGACCTCACGGTGGACCTGCGTGACTCGGACGCCGTGGCCAGCGCCACGGCAACGGGCAACGGCCCGATCGCGGCGTTCCTGGGCATCATGGCCGAACGTGGCATCGCCATCACGCTCTACGACTATGTCGAGCACGCCATGTCCGCCGGCGGCGACGCCACGGCCGCGTCCTACGTCGAGCTCGACGTGAACGGCAAGCGGTTCTGGGGCGTCGGCATCGATCCCGACATCTCCACAGCCTCGCTCAAGGCCGTGGTGTCCGCGGTCAACCGGGGCATCCGCGCCGAGACGGGTGACCGCGAGTTGGCGGCCGTCTAG
- a CDS encoding trimeric intracellular cation channel family protein, whose protein sequence is MPTPLFAIPLWIDLVAVAIGAIQGAMFAGRFTDRRMDLLGISIIGITVGLGGGLLRDILLGGVPAALLSNWYLPVAAAFALLGMALQSVFNRLGPLIITLDAVTIGLFGVIGTTKALAAGLPEIPALFVGVVSAVGGSVLRDMMLNVPIAVMHVGSLYAVAALVGCGLLVGLVVLQVQITVAALICVVATTVIRVLAARFGWSLPQQRAIGSWPHWRRRGSIPPFRAWPRRRRVTATTSPAETTPVTDPAGP, encoded by the coding sequence GTGCCCACTCCGCTCTTCGCCATCCCGCTCTGGATCGACCTCGTGGCGGTGGCCATCGGCGCCATCCAGGGCGCTATGTTCGCCGGGCGGTTCACCGACCGCCGGATGGACCTGCTGGGCATCTCGATCATCGGCATCACCGTGGGGCTCGGCGGCGGTCTGCTGCGCGACATCCTGCTCGGCGGGGTTCCGGCGGCGCTCCTGAGCAACTGGTACCTGCCCGTCGCGGCGGCCTTCGCCCTGCTGGGCATGGCGCTGCAGAGCGTGTTCAACCGGCTCGGACCGCTCATCATCACCCTCGACGCCGTGACCATCGGCCTGTTCGGCGTGATCGGCACCACCAAGGCTCTCGCCGCGGGCCTGCCGGAGATCCCCGCGCTGTTCGTGGGCGTGGTGTCGGCCGTGGGTGGGTCGGTGCTGCGGGACATGATGCTCAACGTGCCGATCGCCGTGATGCACGTCGGCTCGCTCTACGCCGTCGCGGCCCTGGTGGGCTGCGGCCTGCTGGTGGGGCTGGTCGTGCTGCAGGTGCAGATCACGGTGGCCGCGCTGATTTGCGTCGTGGCCACGACCGTGATCCGGGTGCTCGCCGCCCGGTTCGGCTGGAGCCTGCCGCAGCAGCGGGCCATCGGTAGCTGGCCGCACTGGCGCCGCCGCGGCTCGATACCGCCCTTCCGCGCCTGGCCGCGCCGGCGACGCGTGACGGCGACGACGAGCCCGGCAGAGACGACCCCGGTCACCGACCCTGCCGGGCCCTGA
- the recO gene encoding DNA repair protein RecO, with protein sequence MPVYRDEAVVLRTHKLGEADRIITMLTRQHGKVRAVAKGVRRTASKFGARLEPFMVVDVQLYEGRSLDIVNQAESIGSYGAAITSDYGSYTAASAMVETADKLTESEGSLQQYLLLVGALRSLSRREHGSGATLDSYLLRSLSMAGWAPSFQDCARCGRPGPHSAFVVQVGGVVCDSCAAPGSPRLDPDTIALLAALLTGDWAHTAAAEPSTQARATGVVAAYTQWHLGRGLRSLEHVRP encoded by the coding sequence GTGCCCGTTTATCGTGATGAAGCCGTCGTGCTGCGCACCCACAAACTGGGTGAGGCCGACCGCATCATCACCATGCTCACCCGGCAGCACGGCAAGGTGCGCGCCGTCGCCAAGGGGGTGCGCCGCACCGCCTCCAAGTTCGGGGCCAGGCTCGAGCCGTTCATGGTCGTGGATGTTCAGCTCTACGAAGGCCGCAGTCTCGACATCGTCAACCAGGCGGAGTCGATCGGCTCCTACGGCGCGGCCATCACGTCCGACTACGGCAGCTACACGGCCGCGAGCGCCATGGTCGAGACCGCCGACAAGCTCACCGAATCGGAGGGGTCCCTGCAGCAATACCTGCTGCTGGTCGGCGCACTCCGGTCGCTGTCCCGTCGCGAACACGGCTCCGGCGCCACCCTGGACTCCTACCTGCTGCGGTCCCTCTCCATGGCCGGCTGGGCGCCGAGCTTCCAGGACTGTGCCCGCTGCGGCAGGCCGGGTCCGCACTCGGCCTTCGTCGTGCAGGTGGGCGGCGTCGTCTGCGACTCCTGCGCCGCACCGGGGTCACCCAGGTTGGACCCGGACACGATCGCCCTGCTCGCAGCCCTGCTCACCGGCGACTGGGCCCACACGGCCGCCGCCGAACCATCCACCCAGGCCCGGGCCACCGGGGTCGTCGCCGCGTACACGCAGTGGCACCTCGGCCGGGGCCTTCGATCTCTGGAGCACGTGCGCCCATGA
- a CDS encoding isoprenyl transferase — MTPNPFRPASATPYTHKDAVPFKPVDWTGLYPPALPAKVVPEHVAVVMDGNGRWANARGLSRVEGHKAGEAALLDVVAGAIQIGVKHLSVYAFSTENWKRSPDEVRFLMGFNRDVLHRRRDQLNDWGVRVRWAGRKPKLWASVINELQYAEKLTAGNDVLTLTMCVNYGGRTEIADAVRALAEDVAAGRLKPSGITEKSIQRHLYTAALPDVDLFVRSSGEQRTSNFMLWQSAYAEMVFLDTLWPDFSRVDLWHAIELYASRNRRYGGAVDTPTA, encoded by the coding sequence ATGACGCCGAACCCCTTCCGTCCCGCATCGGCCACGCCGTACACGCACAAGGACGCCGTGCCGTTCAAGCCCGTGGACTGGACGGGGCTCTACCCTCCGGCCCTGCCCGCCAAGGTCGTGCCGGAGCACGTCGCCGTGGTCATGGACGGCAACGGCCGGTGGGCCAACGCCCGCGGGCTGTCCAGGGTCGAGGGCCACAAGGCAGGCGAGGCCGCCCTGCTCGACGTCGTCGCCGGCGCCATCCAGATCGGGGTCAAGCACCTCAGCGTCTACGCGTTCTCCACCGAGAACTGGAAGCGCTCCCCGGACGAGGTGCGGTTCCTGATGGGGTTCAACCGCGACGTGTTGCACCGCCGGAGGGACCAGCTCAACGACTGGGGCGTCCGGGTGCGCTGGGCAGGGCGGAAGCCGAAGCTGTGGGCGTCCGTGATCAACGAACTCCAGTACGCCGAGAAGCTCACCGCGGGCAACGACGTGCTCACCCTCACCATGTGCGTCAACTACGGCGGCCGCACCGAGATCGCGGATGCCGTGCGCGCGCTGGCCGAAGACGTCGCTGCCGGCCGGCTCAAGCCGTCCGGCATCACCGAGAAATCCATCCAGCGCCACCTCTACACGGCCGCGCTGCCCGACGTCGACCTCTTCGTGCGCAGCTCCGGTGAGCAGCGCACCAGCAACTTCATGCTCTGGCAGAGCGCCTACGCCGAGATGGTGTTCCTCGACACCCTCTGGCCGGACTTCTCCCGGGTCGACCTCTGGCACGCCATCGAGCTCTACGCCTCCCGCAATCGGCGCTACGGCGGAGCCGTCGACACGCCCACGGCCTGA
- a CDS encoding DsbA family oxidoreductase, with translation MSETIKVDIWSDVQCPWCYIGKRKFEAGVAASGTKVEVEYHSFELAPDTPVDFAGSPVDYLSERKGIPVPQVLEMLERVTGIAESVGLHYDYDSVHQTNTVKAHELLHYAKAHGVQLEMKEALLKAYFVDGGHVGRIEDLADLAATVGLDKADVVRSLTSNEHLAAVKADVAQAAEYGINGVPFFVIDGKYGISGAQDPSTFAQALRQVQGEKADSATTTATEETHA, from the coding sequence GTGAGCGAAACCATCAAAGTAGACATCTGGTCCGACGTGCAGTGCCCCTGGTGCTACATCGGCAAACGCAAGTTCGAGGCCGGCGTGGCCGCCTCCGGCACCAAGGTCGAGGTGGAGTACCACTCCTTCGAACTTGCGCCGGACACCCCGGTGGACTTCGCCGGCAGCCCGGTGGACTACCTCAGCGAGCGCAAGGGCATCCCCGTGCCGCAGGTCCTCGAGATGCTCGAACGGGTCACCGGCATCGCCGAGAGCGTCGGGCTGCACTACGACTACGACTCCGTGCACCAGACCAACACCGTCAAGGCCCACGAACTCCTGCACTACGCCAAGGCACACGGCGTGCAGCTGGAGATGAAGGAAGCACTGCTCAAGGCCTACTTCGTCGACGGCGGCCATGTCGGCCGCATCGAGGACCTCGCCGACCTGGCCGCCACGGTGGGCCTGGACAAGGCCGACGTCGTGCGCTCCCTGACCTCGAACGAGCACCTCGCCGCCGTCAAGGCCGATGTCGCCCAGGCCGCCGAATACGGCATCAACGGGGTGCCGTTCTTCGTGATCGACGGCAAGTACGGCATCTCCGGCGCGCAGGACCCGTCCACCTTCGCCCAGGCACTGCGCCAGGTGCAGGGCGAGAAAGCCGACTCCGCCACCACCACAGCCACCGAGGAGACCCACGCATGA
- the dusB gene encoding tRNA dihydrouridine synthase DusB — translation MNTSTPTQNLMAPLRIGDIELDVPVVLAPMAGITNTAFRRLCREYGAGLYVSEMITSRALVERTTESMRLITHHETEKTRSIQLYGVDPKTVSEAVTMLVAEDRADHIDLNFGCPVPKVTRKGGGAALPWKITLFREIVEAAVSAAGTIPLTVKMRKGIDSDHLTYLEAGRVAEGAGVAAIALHARTAADYYSGHADWAAIETLKNTITSVPVLGNGDIWSAADALRMVDETGCDGVVVGRGCLGRPWLFGDLAAAFRGDVLKAEPTLGQVADAFRRHAELLTEFFESEERACRDIRKHVAWYFKGYPVGGDLRASLASVVSLEQLDELLATMDPDQPYPGIGAEGQRGRAGSPKKTSLPERWLDSREIAGAERSNLTEGEGDTSGG, via the coding sequence ATGAACACTTCGACTCCCACGCAGAATCTGATGGCACCGCTTCGAATCGGTGACATCGAACTCGACGTGCCCGTGGTCCTCGCACCCATGGCCGGCATCACCAACACCGCATTCCGCCGGCTCTGCCGCGAATACGGAGCCGGTCTCTACGTCAGCGAGATGATCACCTCACGGGCGCTCGTGGAGCGCACCACCGAGTCGATGCGCCTGATCACCCACCACGAGACCGAGAAGACCCGCTCCATCCAGCTCTACGGCGTGGACCCGAAGACCGTCTCAGAGGCCGTCACGATGCTCGTCGCCGAGGACCGTGCCGACCACATCGACCTGAACTTCGGCTGCCCGGTCCCCAAGGTCACCCGCAAGGGCGGGGGAGCGGCGCTGCCGTGGAAGATCACCCTGTTCCGTGAGATCGTCGAGGCCGCCGTCTCGGCCGCCGGCACGATCCCGCTCACCGTCAAGATGCGCAAGGGCATCGACTCCGACCACCTCACCTACCTCGAGGCCGGCCGGGTCGCCGAGGGAGCCGGCGTCGCGGCCATCGCGCTGCACGCCCGCACCGCAGCGGACTACTACTCCGGCCACGCCGACTGGGCGGCCATCGAGACCCTCAAGAACACCATCACGAGCGTCCCCGTGCTCGGCAACGGCGATATCTGGTCCGCCGCAGACGCGCTGCGCATGGTCGACGAAACCGGCTGCGACGGCGTCGTCGTCGGTCGTGGCTGCCTCGGCCGCCCCTGGCTATTCGGCGACCTGGCCGCGGCCTTCCGCGGCGACGTCCTCAAGGCCGAACCGACCCTCGGCCAGGTGGCGGATGCCTTCCGCCGGCACGCCGAACTGCTCACCGAGTTCTTCGAGAGCGAGGAACGCGCCTGCCGCGACATCCGCAAGCATGTGGCCTGGTACTTCAAGGGCTACCCGGTCGGCGGCGACCTGCGCGCCAGCCTCGCCTCCGTGGTGTCGCTCGAGCAGCTCGACGAGCTGCTGGCCACCATGGACCCCGACCAGCCGTACCCCGGCATCGGGGCCGAAGGCCAGCGCGGCCGCGCGGGAAGCCCCAAGAAGACCTCCCTGCCCGAGCGCTGGCTCGACTCGCGCGAGATCGCGGGCGCCGAGCGCAGCAACCTCACCGAGGGCGAGGGGGACACCAGCGGTGGTTAA
- a CDS encoding deoxyguanosinetriphosphate triphosphohydrolase: MVNQTGYSVHDEARFRPEEHDSSRSDFARDRARLLHSSALRRLAAKTQVLSPAAGLDFARNRLTHSLEVAQIGREIALRLALDPDIVDTACLAHDIGHPPFGHNGEKALNTWASDIGGFEGNAQTLRLLSRLEPKVFGDRGESYGLNLTRASLDASCKYPWAADSSVADPSGRAKFGFYEDDRAAFEWLRQDAPDRQLCVEAQVMDLSDDIAYSVHDFEDAVVSGYLDVELLGNRGDHDALVTSMYEWTGGQFSHDELRAAFDRLDALDVWLHSYSAGRRDQGRLKNLTSQLIGRFSGAAVAATKASYPDRHLIRFNAHVVVPRDVQAEIGVLKGIVAAFVMSTHVRQPIYVEQRETLVYLADTLFATGDEHLDPGFREDWAAASDDSARKRVVVDQVASLTDQSAIALHRRLQLTREPARTSGDAWQG; the protein is encoded by the coding sequence GTGGTTAACCAGACCGGATACAGCGTCCACGACGAAGCCAGGTTCCGGCCGGAGGAGCACGACTCCAGCCGGAGCGACTTCGCCCGCGACCGCGCCAGGCTGCTGCACTCCAGCGCCCTGCGCCGCCTGGCCGCCAAAACTCAGGTGCTCAGCCCCGCCGCGGGACTGGACTTCGCGCGCAACCGGCTGACCCACTCGCTCGAGGTCGCCCAGATCGGCCGGGAGATCGCGCTGCGCCTGGCGTTGGATCCCGACATCGTCGACACCGCCTGCCTCGCGCACGACATCGGGCATCCGCCCTTCGGCCACAACGGCGAGAAGGCCCTCAACACCTGGGCGTCCGACATCGGCGGGTTCGAGGGCAACGCGCAGACCCTGCGCCTGCTCAGCCGCCTCGAACCCAAGGTGTTCGGCGACCGGGGCGAGAGCTACGGGCTCAACCTCACCCGGGCCAGCCTGGACGCCAGCTGCAAGTACCCCTGGGCCGCCGATTCCTCGGTCGCCGACCCCAGCGGCCGCGCCAAATTCGGCTTCTACGAGGACGACCGGGCCGCGTTCGAGTGGTTGCGCCAGGACGCCCCCGACCGGCAGCTCTGCGTCGAGGCGCAGGTCATGGACCTCTCCGACGACATCGCCTACTCGGTGCACGACTTCGAGGATGCCGTGGTCAGCGGCTACCTCGACGTCGAACTGCTGGGCAACCGCGGCGACCACGACGCCCTGGTCACCTCCATGTACGAGTGGACCGGCGGCCAATTCAGCCACGACGAACTGCGTGCCGCCTTCGACAGGCTCGACGCCCTCGACGTGTGGCTGCACAGCTACAGCGCAGGACGCCGGGACCAGGGGCGACTGAAGAACCTCACCAGCCAGCTCATCGGCCGGTTCAGCGGCGCGGCGGTCGCGGCCACCAAAGCCAGCTACCCCGACCGGCACCTGATCCGCTTCAACGCCCACGTGGTCGTCCCGCGCGACGTGCAGGCCGAGATCGGCGTGCTCAAGGGCATCGTCGCCGCCTTCGTGATGTCCACCCATGTGCGCCAACCGATCTACGTTGAACAGCGCGAGACGCTGGTCTACCTCGCCGACACCCTGTTCGCCACGGGCGACGAGCACCTCGACCCTGGCTTCCGCGAGGACTGGGCGGCGGCGTCCGACGACTCCGCCCGCAAGCGCGTCGTCGTCGACCAGGTCGCCAGCCTCACCGATCAGAGCGCCATCGCCCTGCACCGCCGGCTGCAGCTCACCCGGGAACCGGCACGAACGAGCGGTGACGCATGGCAGGGCTGA
- the dnaG gene encoding DNA primase gives MAGLIRQGDIEEVKARTNIADIVGDYVTLKSAGVGSMKGLCPFHDERSPSFHVRPQVGFYHCFGCGESGDVYSFLQKMDHVSFSEAVERLAARVGIELHYEGGEGGAPDHTNRARLYAANQAAADFFVDRLGSPGAQVGRTFLGERGFDAQAAARFGIGFAPQSWDELTNHLRGRGFSTEELTLAGLVSSREGSSGVYDRFRGRLVWPIRDITGQTIGFGARKLLDDDKGPKYLNTPETPIYHKAQVLYGLDLAKRDISRGHQVVVVEGYTDVMACHLAGVTTAVATCGTSFGVDHIKVLRRVLGDDSGVGEVVFTFDPDAAGQKAAMRAFAEEQRFSAQTFVAVAPEGLDPCDLRLHRGDDAVRRLIDAKKPMFEFMIRQLLGQYNLDTVEGRVSALRAAAPIVSDIRDPSLRPGYTHELSRMLGMDLGEVSRAVGQAQSRSRTAPPEAPRRSGEPAPAPRERLFSLADLPADPVTRIERDALMAMLQHPTQVGLELVQRAVLTGMTNSTLAVVRDALAAALPHAAAPDWLDRVVGETPAPMANLVTELAMAPLPERTEREVTRYVRDITIVLIEKDLLRQKAELLGRLQRADSTDREVYVAIQRELVRVEAERRNLRGE, from the coding sequence ATGGCAGGGCTGATCCGTCAGGGCGACATCGAAGAGGTCAAGGCGCGCACCAACATCGCCGACATCGTAGGCGATTACGTCACCCTCAAGTCCGCCGGCGTCGGGTCGATGAAGGGGCTCTGCCCGTTCCACGACGAGCGCAGCCCGAGCTTCCACGTGCGCCCGCAGGTGGGTTTCTACCACTGCTTCGGCTGCGGCGAGAGCGGCGACGTCTACTCGTTCCTGCAGAAGATGGACCACGTCAGCTTCAGCGAGGCCGTCGAACGCCTGGCCGCACGGGTGGGCATCGAACTGCACTACGAGGGCGGCGAGGGCGGGGCCCCCGACCACACCAACCGGGCGCGCCTGTACGCGGCCAACCAGGCGGCCGCCGACTTCTTCGTCGACAGGCTGGGCAGCCCGGGCGCCCAGGTCGGCCGCACCTTCCTCGGCGAGCGCGGCTTCGACGCCCAGGCCGCCGCCCGGTTCGGCATCGGGTTCGCCCCGCAGAGCTGGGACGAACTGACCAACCACCTCCGCGGCCGGGGCTTCTCCACCGAAGAACTCACGCTCGCCGGCCTCGTCTCGAGCCGGGAGGGATCCTCCGGCGTCTACGACAGGTTCCGCGGCCGGCTGGTCTGGCCGATCCGCGACATCACCGGGCAGACGATCGGCTTCGGGGCGCGCAAGCTGCTCGACGACGACAAGGGCCCCAAGTACCTCAACACCCCCGAGACCCCGATCTACCACAAGGCCCAGGTGCTCTACGGGCTGGACCTGGCCAAGCGAGACATCTCCCGCGGCCACCAGGTCGTCGTCGTCGAGGGCTACACCGACGTCATGGCCTGTCACCTGGCCGGCGTGACCACGGCCGTGGCCACCTGCGGCACCTCCTTCGGTGTCGACCACATCAAGGTGCTGCGCCGCGTGCTCGGCGACGACAGCGGCGTCGGCGAGGTCGTCTTCACGTTCGATCCGGATGCCGCCGGCCAGAAGGCCGCCATGCGGGCCTTCGCCGAGGAGCAACGCTTCTCCGCCCAGACCTTCGTCGCCGTCGCCCCGGAAGGGCTCGACCCCTGCGACCTCCGCCTGCACCGCGGTGACGACGCCGTGCGCCGGCTCATCGACGCGAAGAAGCCGATGTTCGAATTCATGATCCGGCAGCTGCTCGGCCAGTACAACCTCGACACCGTCGAGGGCCGGGTTTCGGCGCTGCGGGCGGCCGCCCCCATCGTCAGCGACATCCGCGATCCCTCCCTGCGCCCCGGTTACACCCACGAACTGTCCCGGATGCTCGGCATGGATCTCGGTGAGGTGTCCCGCGCCGTCGGCCAGGCCCAGTCCCGCTCCCGCACCGCTCCGCCCGAGGCGCCCCGGCGCTCCGGCGAGCCGGCCCCCGCCCCGCGCGAGCGCCTGTTCTCCCTCGCCGACCTCCCCGCAGACCCGGTCACCCGCATCGAGCGCGACGCCCTCATGGCGATGCTGCAGCATCCCACCCAGGTGGGCCTCGAGCTGGTGCAGCGGGCCGTTCTGACCGGCATGACCAACTCCACCCTGGCGGTCGTGCGCGACGCCCTGGCCGCCGCGCTCCCGCACGCCGCCGCACCGGACTGGCTCGACCGCGTGGTGGGGGAGACCCCGGCCCCGATGGCGAACCTGGTGACCGAGCTGGCCATGGCGCCGCTGCCTGAGCGCACCGAACGCGAAGTCACCCGGTACGTCCGCGACATCACCATCGTGTTGATCGAAAAGGACCTGCTGCGCCAGAAGGCTGAGCTCCTGGGCCGGCTGCAGCGCGCGGATTCCACCGACCGCGAGGTCTACGTCGCCATCCAGCGCGAGCTCGTGCGGGTCGAAGCCGAACGGCGCAATCTCCGCGGCGAGTGA